One Mycolicibacterium goodii genomic region harbors:
- the moaC gene encoding cyclic pyranopterin monophosphate synthase MoaC, giving the protein MGLSHLDDSGAAHMVDVTDKGVTKRTAVAAGVVLTRPDVVALIASGGLPKGDALATARVAGILAAKRTPDLIPLCHQLALTGVDVDFDAREDSVGITATVRSTDRTGVEMEALTAVSVAALTLYDMIKAVDPAARIDNIHVVRKEGGKTGLWERPTQ; this is encoded by the coding sequence GTGGGCCTGTCGCACCTCGACGATTCCGGCGCGGCGCACATGGTCGACGTCACGGACAAGGGCGTCACCAAGCGCACCGCGGTCGCCGCAGGCGTCGTGCTGACCAGGCCGGATGTCGTGGCGCTCATCGCCTCCGGTGGGCTGCCCAAAGGTGATGCCCTGGCCACCGCGCGGGTGGCGGGCATCCTGGCGGCCAAACGGACGCCCGACCTGATCCCGCTGTGCCACCAGTTGGCACTGACCGGCGTCGACGTGGACTTCGACGCGCGTGAAGACTCCGTGGGCATCACCGCCACGGTGCGCAGCACCGACCGCACGGGTGTCGAGATGGAGGCGCTCACCGCTGTCAGCGTGGCCGCGCTGACCCTTTACGACATGATCAAAGCCGTCGATCCCGCAGCACGTATCGACAACATCCACGTCGTCCGCAAAGAAGGCGGTAAAACGGGGTTGTGGGAAAGACCAACGCAGTGA
- a CDS encoding DNA repair helicase XPB, with amino-acid sequence MTDGPLIVQSDKTVLLEVDHELAGAARAAIAPFAELERAPEHVHTYRITPLALWNARAAGHDAEQVVDALVSFSRYPVPQPLLVDIVDTMARYGRLQLVKHPAHGLTLVSLDRAVLEEVLRNKKIAPMLGARIDDDTVIVHNSERGRVKQMLLKIGWPAEDLAGYVDGEAHPITLEQDGWALRDYQEMAADSFWAGGSGVVVLPCGAGKTLVGAAAMAKAGATTLILVTNTVAGRQWKRELVARTSLTEDEIGEYSGEKKEIRPVTIATYQVITRRTKGEYKNLEIFDSRDWGLIIYDEVHLLPAPVFRMTADLQSRRRLGLTATLIREDGREGDVFSLIGPKRYDAPWKDIEAQGWIAPAECIEVRVTMTDNERMLYATAEPDERYKLCSTVHTKIAVVRSILERHPKEQTLVIGAYLDQLEELGQELNAPVIQGSTKNSEREALFDAFRRGEISTLVVSKVANFSIDLPEASVAVQVSGTFGSRQEEAQRLGRLLRPKADGGGAVFYSVVSRDSLDAEYAAHRQRFLAEQGYGYIIKDADDLLGPAI; translated from the coding sequence ATGACTGACGGCCCGCTGATCGTGCAGTCCGACAAGACCGTGCTGCTCGAGGTCGACCACGAGTTGGCCGGGGCGGCGCGGGCGGCGATCGCCCCGTTCGCCGAGCTAGAACGCGCCCCCGAACACGTCCACACCTACCGCATCACGCCGCTGGCGCTGTGGAACGCCCGCGCGGCCGGCCACGACGCCGAGCAGGTGGTCGACGCGCTGGTGTCGTTCTCCCGCTACCCCGTGCCGCAGCCGCTGCTGGTCGACATCGTCGACACCATGGCGCGGTACGGCCGTCTGCAGCTCGTCAAGCATCCGGCGCACGGGCTGACCCTGGTGAGCCTCGACCGCGCGGTGCTCGAGGAGGTGCTGCGGAACAAGAAGATCGCACCGATGCTCGGTGCGCGTATCGACGACGACACCGTGATCGTGCACAACAGCGAGCGCGGCCGCGTCAAGCAGATGCTGCTCAAGATCGGATGGCCCGCAGAAGATCTCGCGGGGTACGTGGACGGGGAGGCGCACCCGATCACGCTCGAACAGGATGGCTGGGCGCTGCGCGACTACCAGGAGATGGCCGCCGATTCGTTCTGGGCGGGCGGGTCCGGTGTCGTGGTCCTGCCGTGTGGCGCGGGCAAGACGCTCGTCGGCGCCGCGGCGATGGCCAAGGCCGGGGCGACCACGCTGATCCTGGTCACCAACACCGTCGCCGGGCGGCAGTGGAAACGCGAACTGGTGGCCCGCACGTCGCTCACCGAGGACGAGATCGGCGAGTACTCGGGCGAGAAGAAGGAGATCCGGCCTGTCACGATCGCCACGTACCAGGTGATCACGCGCCGCACCAAGGGCGAGTACAAGAACCTGGAGATCTTCGACAGCCGCGACTGGGGTCTGATCATCTACGACGAGGTGCATCTGCTGCCCGCACCCGTGTTCCGGATGACGGCCGATCTGCAGTCCCGCCGCAGGCTGGGCCTGACCGCGACGCTGATCCGTGAGGACGGCCGCGAAGGCGACGTGTTCAGCCTGATCGGGCCGAAACGCTATGACGCGCCGTGGAAGGACATCGAGGCGCAGGGCTGGATCGCACCGGCCGAGTGCATCGAGGTTCGCGTGACGATGACCGACAACGAGCGGATGCTCTACGCGACGGCCGAGCCCGACGAGCGCTACAAGCTGTGCTCGACGGTGCACACCAAGATCGCGGTCGTGCGCTCGATCCTGGAACGCCATCCCAAGGAGCAGACGCTGGTGATCGGCGCGTACCTGGATCAGTTGGAGGAACTGGGCCAGGAGCTGAACGCCCCGGTGATCCAGGGGTCGACGAAGAACTCCGAACGCGAAGCGCTTTTCGACGCGTTCCGGCGTGGTGAGATCTCGACGCTCGTGGTGTCAAAGGTCGCCAACTTCTCGATCGACCTTCCGGAAGCCTCTGTGGCGGTGCAGGTCTCGGGTACCTTCGGCTCCCGGCAGGAGGAGGCCCAGCGCCTGGGCCGGCTGCTGCGTCCGAAGGCCGACGGCGGCGGCGCGGTGTTCTATTCGGTCGTCTCGCGCGACAGTCTCGACGCCGAATACGCCGCACACCGGCAGCGGTTCCTCGCCGAACAGGGCTACGGCTACATCATCAAGGACGCCGACGACCTGCTGGGCCCCGCGATCTGA
- a CDS encoding cold-shock protein: MPTGKVKWYDAEKGFGFLSQEDGEDVYVRSSALPAGVEALKSGQRVEFGVAAGRRGPQALSLKLIDPPPSLSRARREAERPEHKHTPDELHGMVEDMITLLESAVQPELRKGRYPDRKVARRVSEVVKAVARELDA; encoded by the coding sequence GTGCCGACCGGCAAGGTTAAGTGGTACGACGCCGAAAAGGGCTTCGGCTTTCTGTCGCAGGAGGACGGCGAGGACGTCTACGTCCGGTCCTCGGCGTTGCCTGCCGGTGTCGAGGCGCTGAAATCCGGCCAGCGGGTGGAGTTCGGCGTCGCCGCGGGCCGCCGCGGGCCGCAGGCGTTGAGCCTCAAGCTCATCGATCCGCCGCCGAGCCTGTCACGGGCGCGCCGCGAGGCCGAGCGTCCCGAGCACAAGCACACACCTGACGAACTGCACGGCATGGTCGAGGACATGATCACGCTGCTGGAGAGTGCGGTGCAGCCCGAGCTGCGCAAGGGGCGCTACCCCGACCGCAAGGTCGCTCGCCGCGTCTCGGAGGTCGTCAAGGCGGTCGCACGCGAACTCGACGCCTGA
- a CDS encoding MoaD/ThiS family protein codes for MTTATTVRVTVRYFAAAAAAAGIETETLDIATGTSVAELVEQLGSRGEELARVLKRCSYLCDEVAVRDMAKRLTTPQTIDVLPPFAGG; via the coding sequence ATGACGACAGCGACGACAGTTCGGGTGACGGTCCGGTATTTCGCGGCCGCGGCGGCCGCCGCCGGAATCGAGACCGAAACGTTGGACATCGCGACGGGGACGTCCGTCGCGGAGCTCGTCGAGCAGCTCGGCTCGCGTGGCGAGGAGCTCGCCCGGGTGCTGAAGCGCTGCTCATACCTGTGCGACGAGGTCGCGGTGCGCGATATGGCCAAGCGTTTGACAACGCCGCAAACCATTGACGTGTTACCACCTTTCGCCGGCGGATAA
- a CDS encoding transglycosylase family protein translates to MSGRHRKPTSSSSAKNVAKIAFTGAVLGGGGLSMAGHAMAATDGEWDQVARCESGGNWAINTGNGYHGGLQFSPSTWMSHGGGEFAPAAYMATKEEQIAVAERVLASQGKGAWPTCGRGLSGATPRNVLAEPAPLDAAGVNGELPPPDPFAPPPPAPVDMLAAPLPAAPPPPPAPEALPPAPAPAPEALPPAPAPEALPPAPAPAPEALPPAPAPAPEALPPAPAPEAPAPAPAPEALPPAPAPEAQIVDASLQVPADVPPPPPADPAPPAPVDAVAAPQNWDQAPAPADQPQTWSLHVGAPLPLDPVLPAPPAPAPAPAPAPAAVAAPAPDPLAPAPNADVPPAPPEGVPHLASPENLPPGTTESPAQIPGQGPNMTYLREIWHAIQTQDISGKDALLALTQRPLTTPDVPGGAAPNRPIGAPPAPAPAGDPALAPAPAPAPLGAPAPAPAPLGAPAPAPAPLGAPAPAPVGAPVPPPA, encoded by the coding sequence ATGAGTGGACGGCACCGCAAGCCCACTTCCTCGTCATCAGCCAAGAACGTCGCCAAAATCGCCTTCACGGGCGCTGTGCTCGGCGGAGGCGGCCTCAGCATGGCCGGCCATGCGATGGCCGCGACCGACGGCGAATGGGATCAGGTGGCCCGCTGCGAATCCGGCGGCAACTGGGCGATCAACACCGGCAACGGCTATCACGGCGGCCTGCAGTTCTCCCCCAGCACGTGGATGTCCCATGGCGGTGGTGAGTTCGCCCCCGCCGCCTACATGGCCACCAAGGAAGAGCAGATCGCGGTCGCCGAGCGTGTGCTCGCCAGCCAGGGCAAGGGCGCATGGCCCACCTGTGGCCGCGGCCTGTCCGGCGCCACGCCTCGCAACGTCCTCGCCGAGCCCGCACCGCTCGATGCCGCAGGCGTGAACGGCGAGCTGCCGCCGCCGGATCCGTTCGCTCCGCCGCCACCGGCCCCGGTCGACATGCTTGCCGCACCGCTGCCCGCAGCGCCGCCTCCTCCCCCCGCGCCCGAGGCACTCCCGCCGGCCCCGGCCCCCGCACCCGAAGCACTCCCGCCGGCCCCCGCACCCGAGGCCCTTCCGCCCGCTCCGGCCCCCGCACCCGAAGCACTCCCGCCGGCCCCGGCCCCCGCACCCGAAGCACTCCCGCCGGCCCCGGCCCCCGAGGCTCCTGCCCCGGCTCCCGCACCCGAGGCGCTCCCGCCGGCCCCGGCCCCCGAGGCACAGATCGTCGATGCCTCGCTGCAAGTGCCCGCCGACGTTCCCCCGCCGCCGCCGGCGGATCCGGCTCCTCCGGCACCGGTCGACGCAGTCGCCGCACCGCAGAACTGGGATCAGGCGCCTGCCCCTGCCGATCAGCCGCAGACCTGGTCGCTGCATGTCGGCGCACCGCTGCCGCTCGATCCGGTTCTCCCGGCCCCGCCGGCCCCGGCTCCTGCCCCCGCACCCGCGCCTGCCGCGGTCGCCGCTCCGGCACCCGATCCGCTGGCCCCCGCGCCGAACGCCGACGTGCCGCCCGCGCCCCCGGAAGGTGTTCCGCACCTTGCGAGCCCGGAGAACCTGCCTCCTGGCACCACCGAGAGCCCGGCGCAGATCCCCGGCCAGGGCCCGAACATGACCTACCTGCGGGAGATCTGGCACGCGATCCAGACCCAGGACATCAGCGGCAAGGACGCCCTGCTGGCGCTCACGCAGCGTCCGTTGACCACTCCTGACGTCCCGGGTGGCGCCGCTCCGAACCGTCCGATCGGCGCCCCGCCTGCTCCGGCACCCGCCGGCGATCCGGCTCTCGCACCGGCGCCTGCTCCGGCTCCGCTCGGTGCACCGGCGCCTGCTCCGGCTCCGCTCGGTGCACCGGCGCCCGCTCCGGCTCCGCTCGGGGCTCCCGCACCGGCACCGGTGGGGGCTCCGGTTCCGCCGCCGGCCTGA
- a CDS encoding YccF domain-containing protein yields the protein MRVLLNIIWLIFGGLWLALGYLLAALICFILIVTIPFGFASLRIASYALWPFGRTIVEKPGPRPGALVGNVIWVILFGIWLAIGHVVSAIAMAVTIIGIPLALANLKMIPVSLVPLGKEIVPVDSVNSFNNVNTERVIP from the coding sequence ATGCGAGTGCTACTTAATATCATCTGGTTGATCTTCGGCGGCCTGTGGCTGGCGCTGGGGTATCTGCTGGCCGCGCTGATCTGCTTCATTCTCATCGTGACGATCCCGTTCGGATTCGCGTCGCTGCGGATCGCCTCGTATGCGCTGTGGCCGTTCGGCCGCACCATCGTCGAAAAACCCGGACCTCGCCCGGGCGCCCTGGTGGGCAATGTCATCTGGGTGATCCTGTTCGGCATCTGGCTCGCGATCGGTCACGTCGTCAGCGCCATCGCCATGGCGGTGACGATCATCGGGATCCCACTCGCACTTGCCAACCTCAAGATGATCCCGGTGTCGCTGGTGCCGCTCGGCAAGGAGATCGTGCCGGTGGACAGCGTCAACTCTTTCAACAACGTCAACACGGAGCGGGTGATCCCATGA
- a CDS encoding helicase-associated domain-containing protein translates to MTAQTAGMPLGAWLADLDDRGLIRLLELRPDLSQPPPGTIAALAARATSRQSVKAATDGLDFLRLAVLDALLVLHADTAAVPVEKLTEMLGDRVDTTVVLAAVDDLRERALVWGEATLRVAPEVASGLPWYAGQAVLEPTDLSADEITARVDALDDAPRELLARLLEGSPMGRTRDAAPDTPPDRPVPRLLAAGLLRRIDDDTVILPRLVGQVLRGEAPGPVEPTKPKPAVSTTTVADVDAVAAGAAIDLLREIDLIIETLGAAPVPELRAGGIGVRDVKRLAKTTGIDEARLGLLVELAAAAGLIASGMPDPDPGDGTGPYWAPTGAADRFLESPTAVRWHLLATTWLDLPARPALIGTRGPDGKPFGALSDSLYSTAAPLDRRLLLTVLADLEPGTGVTAGEASRAMIWQRPRWAVRLQPATVSDLFTEAHALGMAGRGAISTPARHLLAGDADEDVLAAMTKALPKPLDHFLLQADLTVIVPGPLERDLAEELAQVATVESAGAAMVYRISEASVRHALDAGRTAGELHAFFEKHSKTPVPQGLTYLIDDVARRHGQLRVGMASSFVRCEDPALLAQAVASPTVARLELRTLAPTVAVSQAPIADVLGALRDAGFAPAAEDSTGTVVDIRARGARVVAPSRRRVYRPPSPPTAQTLGAVVAVLRKVAAGPFSSVRLDPATAITQLQEAAIAQTSVVIGYVDPAGVATQRVVSPINVRGGQLTAFDPAAGRVREFAIHRVTSVVSADSD, encoded by the coding sequence ATGACCGCACAGACTGCCGGGATGCCGCTGGGCGCCTGGCTGGCCGACCTCGACGACCGGGGTCTCATCCGCCTCCTGGAGCTGCGACCGGACCTGAGTCAGCCGCCACCAGGCACGATCGCGGCGCTGGCGGCCCGCGCCACGTCCCGCCAGTCGGTCAAGGCCGCCACCGATGGCCTCGATTTCCTGCGGTTGGCGGTGCTCGACGCACTGCTGGTGCTGCACGCCGACACCGCCGCGGTGCCGGTCGAGAAGCTCACCGAGATGCTGGGCGACCGGGTCGACACCACGGTTGTGCTCGCGGCCGTCGACGATCTGCGTGAGCGCGCGCTGGTGTGGGGCGAGGCGACGCTGCGGGTCGCCCCCGAGGTGGCCTCCGGCCTGCCGTGGTACGCCGGCCAGGCCGTCCTGGAGCCCACCGACCTCAGTGCCGACGAGATCACCGCGCGGGTCGACGCGCTCGACGACGCCCCGCGTGAGCTGCTGGCGCGGCTGCTGGAGGGCTCGCCGATGGGCCGCACCCGCGACGCCGCACCGGACACCCCGCCGGACCGTCCCGTGCCGCGGCTGCTGGCGGCCGGTCTGCTACGCCGTATCGACGACGACACCGTGATCCTGCCGCGCCTGGTGGGTCAGGTCCTGCGCGGCGAGGCGCCCGGGCCGGTTGAGCCCACCAAGCCGAAACCGGCGGTGTCCACGACGACCGTCGCCGACGTCGACGCGGTCGCCGCGGGTGCAGCCATCGATCTGTTGCGCGAGATCGACCTCATCATCGAGACGCTGGGGGCGGCACCGGTTCCCGAACTGCGGGCCGGCGGCATCGGGGTGCGCGACGTCAAACGGCTGGCCAAGACGACCGGCATCGACGAGGCGCGGCTCGGTCTGCTGGTGGAACTGGCCGCGGCGGCGGGGCTGATCGCCTCCGGGATGCCCGACCCCGACCCGGGTGACGGCACCGGACCGTACTGGGCTCCGACGGGGGCCGCCGACCGGTTCCTCGAATCGCCGACGGCCGTGCGCTGGCATCTGCTGGCCACCACATGGCTGGATCTGCCCGCCCGCCCCGCGCTGATCGGCACGCGTGGACCCGACGGGAAACCCTTTGGCGCCCTGTCGGATTCGCTGTACTCGACGGCCGCTCCGCTGGACCGGCGCCTGCTGCTGACGGTACTCGCCGACCTCGAGCCGGGGACCGGCGTCACCGCCGGTGAGGCGTCGCGCGCCATGATCTGGCAGCGGCCACGCTGGGCGGTGCGCCTGCAACCCGCGACGGTCAGCGATCTGTTCACCGAGGCGCATGCGCTGGGCATGGCCGGTCGCGGCGCGATCAGCACACCCGCGCGCCACCTGCTGGCCGGCGACGCCGATGAGGACGTGCTGGCGGCGATGACCAAGGCACTGCCCAAACCGCTCGACCATTTCCTGTTGCAGGCCGATCTGACCGTCATCGTGCCGGGCCCACTCGAACGGGACCTGGCCGAGGAACTCGCGCAGGTCGCCACGGTCGAATCCGCAGGGGCGGCCATGGTGTACCGGATCAGTGAGGCGTCCGTGCGCCACGCACTCGACGCAGGGCGCACCGCGGGCGAACTGCATGCGTTCTTCGAGAAACACTCGAAAACCCCGGTGCCCCAAGGGCTCACGTATCTCATCGACGACGTGGCGCGCCGGCACGGGCAGCTCCGCGTGGGCATGGCGTCGTCGTTCGTGCGGTGTGAGGACCCGGCACTGCTCGCGCAGGCCGTCGCGAGCCCGACCGTCGCGCGCCTCGAGCTGCGGACCCTCGCGCCCACCGTCGCGGTGTCGCAGGCCCCGATCGCCGACGTGCTGGGTGCGCTGCGCGACGCCGGTTTCGCCCCGGCTGCCGAGGATTCGACGGGCACTGTCGTCGACATCCGGGCCCGTGGGGCGCGCGTCGTCGCACCGTCACGCCGCCGCGTGTACCGCCCGCCGTCGCCGCCCACGGCGCAGACCCTCGGTGCGGTGGTCGCCGTCTTGCGCAAGGTGGCCGCGGGCCCGTTCTCCAGCGTCCGCCTTGACCCGGCGACCGCGATCACCCAGCTGCAGGAAGCCGCGATCGCCCAGACCTCGGTGGTGATCGGCTACGTCGACCCGGCCGGCGTCGCGACCCAACGGGTGGTCTCGCCGATCAACGTGCGCGGCGGACAGCTCACGGCGTTCGACCCGGCGGCCGGGCGCGTGCGGGAATTCGCGATCCACCGCGTGACGTCGGTGGTCTCCGCAGACAGTGATTGA
- a CDS encoding MogA/MoaB family molybdenum cofactor biosynthesis protein has product MTRSARVVIASTRAAAGVYDDRTGPLIVEWLAKRGYDVTEQMVVPDGTAVADALRAALSENVDLIITSGGTGISPTDSTPEATRAVIDYEVPGLADAIRRSGLPKVPTSILSRGVCGVAGRTLIVNLPGSPGGVKDGLGVLDHVLEHALDQLGGHDHPR; this is encoded by the coding sequence GTGACACGTTCGGCCCGGGTGGTGATCGCCTCGACCCGGGCGGCGGCCGGAGTTTACGACGACCGTACCGGCCCACTCATCGTGGAGTGGCTGGCCAAACGCGGCTACGACGTCACCGAGCAGATGGTCGTTCCCGACGGCACCGCCGTTGCCGACGCCCTGCGTGCCGCGCTGTCCGAGAACGTCGACCTCATCATCACCTCGGGCGGTACCGGTATCTCACCGACCGACTCCACTCCCGAGGCCACCAGGGCCGTGATCGACTACGAAGTTCCCGGCCTCGCCGACGCCATCCGGCGGTCGGGGCTGCCCAAGGTGCCGACATCGATCCTTTCGCGCGGCGTGTGCGGTGTGGCAGGCCGGACGCTGATCGTGAACCTCCCGGGTTCTCCCGGCGGCGTCAAGGACGGCCTCGGCGTGCTCGACCATGTGCTGGAGCATGCGCTGGATCAGCTTGGCGGTCATGACCATCCGCGTTGA
- a CDS encoding molybdenum cofactor biosynthesis protein MoaE, with translation MSAVIVRVELTEDPISLTEYEALVAHEAAGAVVGFAGVVRDHDGGRSVLRLEYSAHPTAQRTLEEVAAEIAAEADGVRAIAVSHRVGALKIGDAALVAAVAADHRRAAFETCARLVDVVKERLPVWKHQHFADGTDEWVNSA, from the coding sequence ATGAGCGCTGTAATCGTCCGGGTCGAGCTGACCGAGGACCCCATCTCGCTGACCGAGTACGAGGCGCTCGTCGCACACGAGGCCGCGGGAGCAGTCGTCGGCTTCGCGGGTGTGGTGCGCGATCACGACGGCGGCCGCTCGGTTCTCCGGCTCGAATACTCCGCGCACCCGACCGCGCAACGCACGCTCGAAGAGGTCGCCGCCGAGATCGCGGCGGAGGCGGACGGGGTGCGGGCGATCGCGGTCAGCCACCGTGTGGGCGCGCTGAAAATTGGCGACGCCGCCCTGGTGGCCGCTGTGGCAGCAGACCATCGCAGGGCGGCGTTCGAAACCTGTGCCCGTCTCGTGGATGTGGTGAAGGAGCGGCTTCCGGTGTGGAAGCACCAGCACTTCGCCGACGGAACCGACGAATGGGTCAACTCCGCCTGA
- a CDS encoding glutathione S-transferase family protein, whose amino-acid sequence MAQGTYVADKTSGGEFNRDTAYITTRITADGRDGYPVEPGRYRLVVARACPWANRTIIVRRLLGLEDVLSIGFCGPTHDERSWTFDLDPDGVDPVLKIPRLRDAYLKRFPDYAKGITVPAIVEVATGEVVTNDFAQMTLDFSTEWTAHHRDGAPDLYPERLRDEIDEVAQRIYTEVNNGVYRCGFAGSQEAYERAYDRLFTALDWLSDRLATQRYLVGDTITEADVRLFTTLARFDPVYHGHFKCNRSKLSEMDVLWAYARDLFQTPGFGDTIDFVQIKQHYYIVHTDINPTTIVPKGPDLSGWLTPHGREALGGRPFGDGTPPGPTREGERVPADHSAGRHVTTVS is encoded by the coding sequence ATGGCTCAGGGCACCTACGTCGCCGACAAGACCTCCGGTGGCGAGTTCAATCGGGACACCGCGTACATCACCACCAGGATCACGGCCGACGGCCGTGACGGCTACCCGGTCGAACCGGGCCGTTACCGACTTGTCGTGGCGCGGGCCTGCCCGTGGGCGAACCGCACGATCATCGTGCGGCGGCTGCTCGGACTCGAGGACGTGTTGTCCATCGGGTTCTGCGGGCCGACGCACGACGAGCGCAGCTGGACGTTCGACCTCGATCCCGACGGTGTGGACCCGGTGCTGAAGATTCCGCGGCTGCGCGACGCGTATCTCAAGCGGTTCCCCGACTACGCCAAGGGCATCACGGTGCCAGCGATCGTCGAGGTCGCCACCGGCGAGGTGGTCACCAACGACTTCGCGCAGATGACGCTGGACTTCTCCACGGAGTGGACGGCCCATCACCGCGACGGTGCGCCGGATCTGTACCCAGAGCGGTTGCGCGACGAGATCGACGAGGTCGCCCAGCGCATCTACACCGAGGTCAACAACGGTGTGTACCGCTGCGGCTTCGCGGGCTCGCAGGAGGCGTACGAACGCGCCTACGACCGGTTGTTCACGGCGCTCGACTGGCTCTCGGATCGGCTTGCGACGCAGCGCTATCTGGTGGGGGACACGATCACCGAAGCCGACGTGCGGCTGTTCACCACGCTGGCCCGCTTCGATCCGGTCTATCACGGCCATTTCAAATGCAACCGGTCCAAGCTCAGCGAGATGGACGTGCTGTGGGCCTACGCGCGAGATCTGTTCCAGACGCCCGGTTTCGGCGACACCATCGATTTCGTGCAGATCAAGCAGCACTACTACATCGTGCACACCGACATCAATCCGACCACGATCGTCCCGAAGGGGCCCGATCTCTCGGGTTGGCTGACGCCGCACGGGCGGGAGGCCTTGGGCGGCAGGCCGTTCGGAGACGGCACCCCGCCCGGGCCGACGCGTGAGGGCGAACGGGTCCCCGCGGACCACTCGGCGGGCCGGCACGTCACAACGGTGTCATGA
- a CDS encoding DUF2771 domain-containing protein, which produces MTRTFAVLAAVVVLAIAGTGIGVWRFSSSHGDKLPEISAYSHGHLVRVGPFQYCPVLDLDNCLDPREAGELPVTEKNPVQLSVPSAIGRAPWRLLRVYENPVDTTVSVYRPNTTLAVTIPTVDPQRGRLTGLAVQLLTLVRDQNGEEFALPHAEWSISTVWE; this is translated from the coding sequence GTGACGCGCACCTTCGCGGTCCTCGCGGCCGTCGTGGTGCTCGCGATCGCCGGCACCGGGATCGGGGTCTGGCGGTTCAGCAGTTCCCATGGCGACAAGCTGCCGGAGATCAGCGCGTACTCGCACGGGCATCTGGTCCGCGTCGGCCCGTTCCAGTACTGCCCGGTGCTCGACCTCGACAACTGCCTCGACCCGCGGGAGGCGGGCGAGCTGCCGGTCACGGAGAAGAACCCGGTGCAGCTGTCGGTACCGTCGGCGATCGGCCGGGCACCCTGGCGTCTCTTGCGTGTCTACGAAAACCCGGTCGACACAACGGTTTCGGTGTACCGGCCGAACACCACGCTGGCGGTGACCATTCCGACGGTGGATCCGCAGCGCGGACGGTTGACGGGCCTGGCGGTGCAGCTGCTGACCCTCGTACGGGACCAGAACGGCGAGGAGTTCGCGCTACCCCACGCCGAGTGGTCGATCAGCACCGTTTGGGAATGA
- the moaA gene encoding GTP 3',8-cyclase MoaA, with protein sequence MTVTALGLPTVARSVGDGPAGSSPAPADGPLVDTYGRAATDLRVSLTDRCNLRCTYCMPAEGLDWLPGDALLSAAELARLLRIAVTRLGITSVRFTGGEPLVVRHLEEVIAAAAALQPRPEITLTTNGLGLARRADGLKRAGLNRINVSLDSVDAAHFARITRRDRLPDVLAGLAAAKAAGLEPVKVNAVLDPVSGLDDVVDLLRYCLQHGYQLRIIEQMPLDASHSWQRDNVIDADRILQTLQQHFELTPDSRPRGSAPAELWQVAEGPTHAAGTVGVIASVSHAFCSACDRTRLTADGQIRSCLFSREETDLRHLLRSDADDAAIEAAWRAAMWSKPAGHGINDPDFVQPVRPMSAIGG encoded by the coding sequence ATGACCGTCACGGCGCTCGGCCTACCCACCGTCGCCCGGTCCGTGGGCGACGGCCCCGCTGGGTCGTCTCCGGCGCCGGCCGACGGACCCCTGGTCGACACCTACGGCCGCGCGGCGACCGACCTTCGCGTCTCACTGACCGACCGCTGCAACCTGCGCTGTACCTACTGCATGCCCGCCGAAGGCCTGGACTGGCTGCCCGGCGACGCGCTTTTGAGCGCCGCCGAACTGGCCCGGCTGCTGCGCATAGCCGTCACCCGGCTCGGCATCACGAGCGTGCGCTTCACCGGCGGCGAGCCGTTGGTGGTGCGTCATCTCGAAGAGGTGATCGCCGCGGCGGCCGCACTGCAGCCGCGTCCCGAGATCACGCTGACCACCAACGGGCTCGGGCTGGCGCGTCGCGCCGACGGTCTCAAGCGGGCCGGCCTGAACCGCATCAACGTGTCCTTGGACAGCGTCGACGCCGCACACTTCGCGCGCATCACGCGGCGTGACCGCCTGCCCGACGTGCTCGCCGGGCTGGCCGCCGCCAAGGCGGCCGGGCTCGAGCCGGTGAAGGTCAACGCGGTCCTGGACCCGGTCTCGGGGCTCGATGACGTCGTGGACCTGCTGCGGTACTGCCTGCAGCACGGGTATCAGCTGCGCATCATCGAGCAGATGCCGCTCGACGCGAGCCACAGCTGGCAGCGCGACAACGTCATCGACGCCGACCGCATCCTGCAGACCCTGCAACAGCACTTCGAGCTGACACCGGATTCGCGTCCGCGCGGCTCGGCGCCGGCAGAGCTGTGGCAGGTGGCCGAGGGGCCCACGCACGCCGCGGGCACGGTCGGGGTCATCGCGTCGGTGTCGCATGCCTTCTGTTCGGCCTGTGACCGCACGAGGCTGACCGCCGACGGTCAGATCCGCAGCTGCCTGTTCTCGCGCGAGGAGACCGATCTGCGGCACCTGCTGCGCAGCGACGCCGACGACGCCGCGATCGAGGCCGCCTGGCGCGCGGCAATGTGGAGTAAGCCGGCCGGACACGGCATCAACGATCCCGATTTCGTGCAGCCGGTCCGGCCGATGAGTGCGATCGGTGGATAG